A region from the Haloarcula limicola genome encodes:
- a CDS encoding DUF21 domain-containing protein has translation MSTPVLPTLAAVVVLLCCSAFFSSSETALFSLSREWLATAATTDPRAAAAEEVLADPHRLLVTILVGNNVVNIALSSLLTAVFVEQFQSSVAVVLTTLLATSVVLVAGEIVPKSYGLGHAQTFALRVVTPLRYVELLLYPVVTVFDAFTRWISTRIGGQQTIEETYDEVDGPAGATDAKQRGGRDEAERP, from the coding sequence ATGTCGACACCCGTCTTGCCGACGCTCGCCGCCGTCGTCGTACTGCTCTGCTGTAGCGCCTTCTTCTCCAGCAGCGAGACGGCGCTGTTCTCGCTCTCGCGAGAGTGGTTGGCGACCGCCGCGACGACGGACCCGCGAGCGGCCGCCGCCGAGGAGGTCTTGGCGGACCCGCATCGGCTCCTCGTGACGATTCTCGTCGGGAACAACGTCGTCAACATCGCCCTTTCGAGCCTGTTGACCGCGGTGTTCGTCGAGCAGTTCCAGTCGAGCGTCGCGGTGGTTCTGACGACGCTACTGGCCACCAGCGTCGTCCTCGTCGCCGGGGAGATCGTCCCGAAGTCCTACGGACTCGGTCACGCGCAGACGTTCGCGCTCCGGGTCGTGACGCCGCTGCGATACGTCGAGCTCCTGTTGTATCCGGTCGTCACCGTCTTCGACGCGTTCACTCGGTGGATCTCGACGCGTATCGGCGGACAACAGACCATCGAGGAGACGTACGACGAAGTGGACGGTCCGGCGGGCGCGACCGACGCCAAACAACGGGGAGGCCGCGACGAGGCGGAGCGTCCGTAG
- a CDS encoding DUF7576 family protein, with protein MVDPTSDHHEDVDEEEAPNCEVCGDAIANEVTHRVTTWIADDSVQTVHFCSEDCKAEWDES; from the coding sequence ATGGTCGACCCAACTTCGGACCACCACGAGGACGTCGACGAGGAGGAGGCACCGAACTGCGAGGTCTGTGGCGATGCGATCGCGAACGAGGTCACACACCGGGTAACGACGTGGATCGCCGACGACAGCGTCCAGACCGTCCACTTCTGTAGCGAGGACTGCAAGGCCGAGTGGGACGAGTCCTGA
- the glmU gene encoding bifunctional sugar-1-phosphate nucleotidylyltransferase/acetyltransferase gives MQAVVLAAGEGTRMRPLTANTPKPMLPVADRPLVAHTADMAIEAGADELIFVVGYEADAVRSYFGETYRGAPVSFAVQEEQQGTADAVSAAYEYLDGPFAVLNGDNLYDEESISTLFDAAPSIAAFRVGDPSNYGVLSTDGDSVTDIVEKPEDPPTELANAGAYVFPAEAREWLDVPLSDRGEREITDVVARVIEERSVTAVEVDRWLDVGRPWELLEANEWKLDEQTRRVDGDVRGDAELRGNVVVEEGAVIEPGVTIEGPALVRSGAHLGPNAYVRGATMLGENAHIGHGVEIKNTVVMADSNVPHVSYVGDSVLGHDVNFGAGTQVANLRHDGTEVKLTVKGDRVSTGRRKFGVVAGDGARTAINTSLNPGVVLSPGATTTPGESVTRDR, from the coding sequence ATGCAAGCAGTCGTTCTCGCGGCCGGGGAAGGTACACGGATGCGTCCGTTGACCGCGAACACGCCGAAACCCATGCTGCCCGTCGCCGACAGACCGCTCGTCGCCCACACCGCCGACATGGCCATCGAGGCCGGGGCCGACGAACTGATCTTCGTGGTGGGATACGAGGCAGATGCCGTCCGGTCGTACTTCGGCGAGACGTACCGCGGTGCGCCGGTCTCCTTCGCCGTCCAGGAGGAACAGCAGGGGACGGCCGACGCCGTCAGCGCCGCGTACGAATACTTAGACGGACCGTTCGCGGTTCTCAACGGCGACAACCTCTACGACGAGGAGAGCATCTCGACGCTGTTCGACGCCGCCCCCTCTATCGCGGCGTTCCGCGTCGGCGACCCCTCGAACTACGGCGTCCTCTCGACGGACGGCGACAGCGTCACGGATATCGTCGAGAAACCCGAAGACCCGCCGACGGAACTGGCGAACGCCGGGGCGTACGTCTTCCCCGCCGAAGCCCGGGAGTGGCTGGACGTCCCACTTAGCGACCGCGGCGAGCGCGAGATCACCGACGTGGTCGCCCGTGTCATCGAGGAGCGCTCGGTCACGGCCGTCGAAGTCGACCGATGGCTGGACGTGGGCCGGCCGTGGGAACTGCTCGAAGCCAACGAGTGGAAACTCGACGAGCAGACCCGCCGCGTCGACGGCGACGTCCGCGGCGACGCGGAGCTCCGCGGCAACGTCGTCGTCGAGGAAGGCGCGGTCATCGAGCCGGGCGTCACCATCGAGGGACCGGCGCTCGTCCGGTCGGGCGCTCACCTCGGGCCGAACGCGTACGTCCGCGGCGCGACGATGCTCGGCGAGAACGCGCATATCGGTCACGGCGTCGAGATCAAGAACACCGTCGTCATGGCCGATTCGAACGTCCCGCACGTCTCCTACGTCGGCGACAGCGTGCTGGGCCACGACGTGAACTTCGGCGCGGGAACGCAGGTGGCGAACCTCCGCCACGACGGCACGGAAGTGAAGCTGACGGTGAAGGGCGACCGCGTCTCGACCGGCCGTCGGAAGTTCGGCGTCGTCGCGGGCGACGGCGCTCGGACGGCCATCAACACCAGCCTCAACCCCGGCGTCGTCCTCTCTCCCGGCGCGACGACGACCCCCGGCGAGAGCGTCACTCGGGACCGGTAG